A section of the Callithrix jacchus isolate 240 chromosome 14, calJac240_pri, whole genome shotgun sequence genome encodes:
- the HADHB gene encoding trifunctional enzyme subunit beta, mitochondrial isoform X1, translated as MTTILTYAFKNLHTTSKWALRFSVRPLSCSSQLRAAPAVQTKTKKTLTKPNIRNIVVVDGVRTPFLLSGTSYKDLMPHDLARAALTGLLHRTSVPKEVTDYIIFGTVIQEVKTSNVAREAALGAGFSDKTPAHTVTMACISANQAMTTGVGLIASGQCDVVVAGGVELMSDVPIRHSRKMRKLMLDLNKAKSVGQRLSLISKFRLNFLAPELPAVAEFSTSETMGHSADRLAAAFAVSRLEQDEYALRSHSLAKKAQDEGLLSDVVPFKVPGKDTVTKDNGIRPSSLEQMAKLKPAFIRPYGTVTAANSSFLTDGASAMLIMAEEKALAMGYKPKAYLRDFIYVSQDPKDQLLLGPTYATPKVLEKAGLTMNDIDAFEFHEAFSGQILANFKAMDSDWFAQNYMGRKTKVGLPPLEKFNNWGGSLSLGHPFGATGCRLVMAAANRLRKEGGQYGLVAACAAGGQGHAMIVEAYPK; from the exons CCGTCCAGACCAAAACGAAGAAGACATTAACCAAACCCAATATAAGGAATATTGTGGTGGTGGATGGTGTTCGCACTCCATTTTTGCTGTCAGGCACTTC GTATAAAGACCTGATGCCACATGATTTGGCTAGAGCAGCACTTAC GGGTTTGTTGCATCGGACCAGTGTCCCCAAGGAAGTAACTGATTATATCATCTTTGGCACAGTTATTCAGGAAgtgaaaacaagcaatgtggcTAGAGAG GCTGCCCTTGGAGCTGGCTTCTCTGACAAGACTCCTGCTCACACTGTCACCATGGCTTGTATCTCTGCCAACCAAGCCATGACCACAG GTGTTGGCTTGATTGCTTCTGGCCAGTGTGATGTGGTCGTGGCAGGTGGCGTCGAGTTGATGTCCGACGTTCCTATTCGTCActcaaggaaaatgagaaaactgatgctTGATCTCAATAAGGCCAAATCTGTGGGCCAGCGACTGTCTTTAATCTCTAAATTCCGATTGAATTTCCTAGCACCTGAG ctccctgcAGTTGCTGAGTTCTCCACCAGTGAGACCATGGGCCACTCTGCAGACCGACTGGCCGCTGCCTTTGCTGTTTCTCGGCTGGAGCAGGATGAATATGCACTGCGCTCTCACAGTCTGGCCAAGAAGGCACAGGATGAAGGACTCCTTTCTGATGTTGTACCCTTCAAAGTACCAG GAAAAGATACAGTTACCAAAGATAATGGCATCCGACCTTCCTCACTGGAGCAGATGGCCAAACTAAAACCTGCATTCATCAGGCCCTACGGGACAGTGACAGCCGCAAATTCTTCTTTCTTG ACTGATGGCGCATCTGCAATGTTGATTATGGCAGAGGAAAAGGCTCTGGCCATGGGTTATAAGCCGAAGGCATATTTGAG ggattttATATATGTGTCTCAGGATCCAAAAGATCAACTATTACTTGG accaACATATGCTACTCCAAAAGTTCTAGAAAAGGCAGGATTAACCATGAATGATATTGATGCTTTTGAATTTCACGAAGCTTTCTCA GGTCAGATTTTGGCAAATTTTAAAGCCATGGATTCTGATTGGTTTGCACAAAACTACATGGGTAGAAAAACCAAG GTtggattgcctcctttggagaagTTTAATAACTGGGGTGGATCTCTGTCCCTGGGACACCCATTTGGAGCCACTGGCTGCAGGTTGGTCATGGCAGCTGCCAACAGATTACGGAAGGAAGGAGGCCAGTATGGCTTAGTGGCTGCCTGTGCAGCTGGAGGGCAG GGCCATGCTATGATAGTGGAGGCTTACCCAAAATAA
- the HADHB gene encoding trifunctional enzyme subunit beta, mitochondrial isoform X2 yields the protein MTTILTYAFKNLHTTSKWALRFSVRPLSCSSQLRAAPAVQTKTKKTLTKPNIRNIVVVDGVRTPFLLSGTSYKDLMPHDLARAALTGLLHRTSVPKEVTDYIIFGTVIQEVKTSNVAREAALGAGFSDKTPAHTVTMACISANQAMTTGVGLIASGQCDVVVAGGVELMSDVPIRHSRKMRKLMLDLNKAKSVGQRLSLISKFRLNFLAPELPAVAEFSTSETMGHSADRLAAAFAVSRLEQDEYALRSHSLAKKAQDEGLLSDVVPFKVPGKDTVTKDNGIRPSSLEQMAKLKPAFIRPYGTVTAANSSFLTDGASAMLIMAEEKALAMGYKPKAYLRPTYATPKVLEKAGLTMNDIDAFEFHEAFSGQILANFKAMDSDWFAQNYMGRKTKVGLPPLEKFNNWGGSLSLGHPFGATGCRLVMAAANRLRKEGGQYGLVAACAAGGQGHAMIVEAYPK from the exons CCGTCCAGACCAAAACGAAGAAGACATTAACCAAACCCAATATAAGGAATATTGTGGTGGTGGATGGTGTTCGCACTCCATTTTTGCTGTCAGGCACTTC GTATAAAGACCTGATGCCACATGATTTGGCTAGAGCAGCACTTAC GGGTTTGTTGCATCGGACCAGTGTCCCCAAGGAAGTAACTGATTATATCATCTTTGGCACAGTTATTCAGGAAgtgaaaacaagcaatgtggcTAGAGAG GCTGCCCTTGGAGCTGGCTTCTCTGACAAGACTCCTGCTCACACTGTCACCATGGCTTGTATCTCTGCCAACCAAGCCATGACCACAG GTGTTGGCTTGATTGCTTCTGGCCAGTGTGATGTGGTCGTGGCAGGTGGCGTCGAGTTGATGTCCGACGTTCCTATTCGTCActcaaggaaaatgagaaaactgatgctTGATCTCAATAAGGCCAAATCTGTGGGCCAGCGACTGTCTTTAATCTCTAAATTCCGATTGAATTTCCTAGCACCTGAG ctccctgcAGTTGCTGAGTTCTCCACCAGTGAGACCATGGGCCACTCTGCAGACCGACTGGCCGCTGCCTTTGCTGTTTCTCGGCTGGAGCAGGATGAATATGCACTGCGCTCTCACAGTCTGGCCAAGAAGGCACAGGATGAAGGACTCCTTTCTGATGTTGTACCCTTCAAAGTACCAG GAAAAGATACAGTTACCAAAGATAATGGCATCCGACCTTCCTCACTGGAGCAGATGGCCAAACTAAAACCTGCATTCATCAGGCCCTACGGGACAGTGACAGCCGCAAATTCTTCTTTCTTG ACTGATGGCGCATCTGCAATGTTGATTATGGCAGAGGAAAAGGCTCTGGCCATGGGTTATAAGCCGAAGGCATATTTGAG accaACATATGCTACTCCAAAAGTTCTAGAAAAGGCAGGATTAACCATGAATGATATTGATGCTTTTGAATTTCACGAAGCTTTCTCA GGTCAGATTTTGGCAAATTTTAAAGCCATGGATTCTGATTGGTTTGCACAAAACTACATGGGTAGAAAAACCAAG GTtggattgcctcctttggagaagTTTAATAACTGGGGTGGATCTCTGTCCCTGGGACACCCATTTGGAGCCACTGGCTGCAGGTTGGTCATGGCAGCTGCCAACAGATTACGGAAGGAAGGAGGCCAGTATGGCTTAGTGGCTGCCTGTGCAGCTGGAGGGCAG GGCCATGCTATGATAGTGGAGGCTTACCCAAAATAA
- the HADHB gene encoding trifunctional enzyme subunit beta, mitochondrial isoform X3, giving the protein MGPQIFRKTSELFLPAASCPRYKDLMPHDLARAALTGLLHRTSVPKEVTDYIIFGTVIQEVKTSNVAREAALGAGFSDKTPAHTVTMACISANQAMTTGVGLIASGQCDVVVAGGVELMSDVPIRHSRKMRKLMLDLNKAKSVGQRLSLISKFRLNFLAPELPAVAEFSTSETMGHSADRLAAAFAVSRLEQDEYALRSHSLAKKAQDEGLLSDVVPFKVPGKDTVTKDNGIRPSSLEQMAKLKPAFIRPYGTVTAANSSFLTDGASAMLIMAEEKALAMGYKPKAYLRDFIYVSQDPKDQLLLGPTYATPKVLEKAGLTMNDIDAFEFHEAFSGQILANFKAMDSDWFAQNYMGRKTKVGLPPLEKFNNWGGSLSLGHPFGATGCRLVMAAANRLRKEGGQYGLVAACAAGGQGHAMIVEAYPK; this is encoded by the exons GTATAAAGACCTGATGCCACATGATTTGGCTAGAGCAGCACTTAC GGGTTTGTTGCATCGGACCAGTGTCCCCAAGGAAGTAACTGATTATATCATCTTTGGCACAGTTATTCAGGAAgtgaaaacaagcaatgtggcTAGAGAG GCTGCCCTTGGAGCTGGCTTCTCTGACAAGACTCCTGCTCACACTGTCACCATGGCTTGTATCTCTGCCAACCAAGCCATGACCACAG GTGTTGGCTTGATTGCTTCTGGCCAGTGTGATGTGGTCGTGGCAGGTGGCGTCGAGTTGATGTCCGACGTTCCTATTCGTCActcaaggaaaatgagaaaactgatgctTGATCTCAATAAGGCCAAATCTGTGGGCCAGCGACTGTCTTTAATCTCTAAATTCCGATTGAATTTCCTAGCACCTGAG ctccctgcAGTTGCTGAGTTCTCCACCAGTGAGACCATGGGCCACTCTGCAGACCGACTGGCCGCTGCCTTTGCTGTTTCTCGGCTGGAGCAGGATGAATATGCACTGCGCTCTCACAGTCTGGCCAAGAAGGCACAGGATGAAGGACTCCTTTCTGATGTTGTACCCTTCAAAGTACCAG GAAAAGATACAGTTACCAAAGATAATGGCATCCGACCTTCCTCACTGGAGCAGATGGCCAAACTAAAACCTGCATTCATCAGGCCCTACGGGACAGTGACAGCCGCAAATTCTTCTTTCTTG ACTGATGGCGCATCTGCAATGTTGATTATGGCAGAGGAAAAGGCTCTGGCCATGGGTTATAAGCCGAAGGCATATTTGAG ggattttATATATGTGTCTCAGGATCCAAAAGATCAACTATTACTTGG accaACATATGCTACTCCAAAAGTTCTAGAAAAGGCAGGATTAACCATGAATGATATTGATGCTTTTGAATTTCACGAAGCTTTCTCA GGTCAGATTTTGGCAAATTTTAAAGCCATGGATTCTGATTGGTTTGCACAAAACTACATGGGTAGAAAAACCAAG GTtggattgcctcctttggagaagTTTAATAACTGGGGTGGATCTCTGTCCCTGGGACACCCATTTGGAGCCACTGGCTGCAGGTTGGTCATGGCAGCTGCCAACAGATTACGGAAGGAAGGAGGCCAGTATGGCTTAGTGGCTGCCTGTGCAGCTGGAGGGCAG GGCCATGCTATGATAGTGGAGGCTTACCCAAAATAA
- the HADHB gene encoding trifunctional enzyme subunit beta, mitochondrial isoform X4, whose amino-acid sequence MGPQIFRKTSELFLPAASCPRYKDLMPHDLARAALTGLLHRTSVPKEVTDYIIFGTVIQEVKTSNVAREAALGAGFSDKTPAHTVTMACISANQAMTTGVGLIASGQCDVVVAGGVELMSDVPIRHSRKMRKLMLDLNKAKSVGQRLSLISKFRLNFLAPELPAVAEFSTSETMGHSADRLAAAFAVSRLEQDEYALRSHSLAKKAQDEGLLSDVVPFKVPGKDTVTKDNGIRPSSLEQMAKLKPAFIRPYGTVTAANSSFLTDGASAMLIMAEEKALAMGYKPKAYLRPTYATPKVLEKAGLTMNDIDAFEFHEAFSGQILANFKAMDSDWFAQNYMGRKTKVGLPPLEKFNNWGGSLSLGHPFGATGCRLVMAAANRLRKEGGQYGLVAACAAGGQGHAMIVEAYPK is encoded by the exons GTATAAAGACCTGATGCCACATGATTTGGCTAGAGCAGCACTTAC GGGTTTGTTGCATCGGACCAGTGTCCCCAAGGAAGTAACTGATTATATCATCTTTGGCACAGTTATTCAGGAAgtgaaaacaagcaatgtggcTAGAGAG GCTGCCCTTGGAGCTGGCTTCTCTGACAAGACTCCTGCTCACACTGTCACCATGGCTTGTATCTCTGCCAACCAAGCCATGACCACAG GTGTTGGCTTGATTGCTTCTGGCCAGTGTGATGTGGTCGTGGCAGGTGGCGTCGAGTTGATGTCCGACGTTCCTATTCGTCActcaaggaaaatgagaaaactgatgctTGATCTCAATAAGGCCAAATCTGTGGGCCAGCGACTGTCTTTAATCTCTAAATTCCGATTGAATTTCCTAGCACCTGAG ctccctgcAGTTGCTGAGTTCTCCACCAGTGAGACCATGGGCCACTCTGCAGACCGACTGGCCGCTGCCTTTGCTGTTTCTCGGCTGGAGCAGGATGAATATGCACTGCGCTCTCACAGTCTGGCCAAGAAGGCACAGGATGAAGGACTCCTTTCTGATGTTGTACCCTTCAAAGTACCAG GAAAAGATACAGTTACCAAAGATAATGGCATCCGACCTTCCTCACTGGAGCAGATGGCCAAACTAAAACCTGCATTCATCAGGCCCTACGGGACAGTGACAGCCGCAAATTCTTCTTTCTTG ACTGATGGCGCATCTGCAATGTTGATTATGGCAGAGGAAAAGGCTCTGGCCATGGGTTATAAGCCGAAGGCATATTTGAG accaACATATGCTACTCCAAAAGTTCTAGAAAAGGCAGGATTAACCATGAATGATATTGATGCTTTTGAATTTCACGAAGCTTTCTCA GGTCAGATTTTGGCAAATTTTAAAGCCATGGATTCTGATTGGTTTGCACAAAACTACATGGGTAGAAAAACCAAG GTtggattgcctcctttggagaagTTTAATAACTGGGGTGGATCTCTGTCCCTGGGACACCCATTTGGAGCCACTGGCTGCAGGTTGGTCATGGCAGCTGCCAACAGATTACGGAAGGAAGGAGGCCAGTATGGCTTAGTGGCTGCCTGTGCAGCTGGAGGGCAG GGCCATGCTATGATAGTGGAGGCTTACCCAAAATAA